The Methanobrevibacter boviskoreani JH1 genome contains a region encoding:
- a CDS encoding multiprotein bridging factor aMBF1 gives MDCEMCGQPIKGQPIRIKIDGATMDVCKECSKFGKVQKVPRRPKYVQKNKKSGKNNSNNNKNNYSRRPEEPTDELIENYGKVVRQGREAQHLSREQLGEKVFEKVSVIAKIESEKMEPDIKTAKKLEKALNINLIEKVEPLDLETMKNISSGANTIGSIVKFKKSKK, from the coding sequence ATGGATTGCGAAATGTGTGGTCAACCTATTAAAGGTCAACCAATTAGAATAAAAATTGATGGCGCAACAATGGATGTTTGTAAAGAATGCTCCAAATTTGGTAAGGTACAAAAAGTCCCTAGACGCCCAAAATATGTACAGAAAAATAAAAAATCTGGAAAAAATAATTCTAATAACAACAAAAACAATTACTCTAGAAGACCTGAAGAGCCAACCGATGAGTTAATTGAAAATTATGGTAAAGTTGTAAGACAAGGACGTGAAGCTCAACATCTTTCTAGAGAGCAATTAGGTGAAAAGGTTTTCGAAAAGGTTTCTGTCATTGCAAAAATAGAATCCGAGAAAATGGAACCCGATATTAAAACTGCTAAAAAATTAGAAAAGGCATTAAATATTAATCTAATTGAAAAAGTTGAACCATTAGATTTAGAAACCATGAAAAATATTTCAAGTGGTGCAAACACTATTGGAAGCATTGTAAAATTCAAAAAATCTAAGAAGTAA
- a CDS encoding DUF356 domain-containing protein has translation MALILIRGENNSKVLNAISDVEKHGGLHLTSKPRALDANIADNIVSKILKADIKNESKVAAVFSIQENPTLAISKIRSIHPPAHIIVVSDEYDEIYEDLLNKMDEAKYFEGYYSAKAKNTKTIDYKKMPKKPKL, from the coding sequence ATGGCTTTAATTTTAATTAGAGGAGAAAACAATTCAAAAGTGCTTAATGCGATATCTGATGTTGAAAAACATGGGGGTCTACATTTAACATCAAAGCCACGAGCATTAGATGCTAATATTGCGGATAATATTGTTTCAAAAATTTTAAAAGCAGATATAAAGAATGAATCCAAAGTTGCAGCTGTATTTTCCATTCAGGAAAATCCGACCTTGGCAATTTCAAAAATTAGAAGTATTCATCCACCTGCACATATCATTGTGGTTAGTGATGAGTATGATGAAATTTATGAGGATTTATTGAATAAGATGGATGAAGCAAAATATTTTGAAGGATATTATTCTGCTAAAGCAAAAAATACAAAAACAATTGATTATAAAAAAATGCCAAAAAAACCTAAACTTTAG
- a CDS encoding beta strand repeat-containing protein — MNRINKIYLVLLFVAILYVSIGAVSAVDSDNVTIDSSESNLSLSTPISDSNILHDDNSTVDTVFVSGNGSDSAGDGTINNPYATIQKGIDNTPDGKTLNISNGTYYINSSLSIDKAITINGNGQVIINGGGQTRILYLGSNSELTMNNIVFTGGYADNGAAVHASNINHQTTFNNCTFINNTATSHGGAFYQRGNDNFNILTANSCTFINNSGGTGGIFYGIGYLGLGLFNCIVYNNTDVPYYTSEGFSTVIGYNYWGVNNPSIYLNKTYVNNLNVSKWYVLDLSSDKDEISEDGTSVFTLKFLNNDGEDVYSGIYIPYIPAEFSSNGGNLSIALANITDHHVSGIFTPSSYGTYTISAKVGSGQVLNKNITVTKIPLYVSSDAEDGEGNGTLANPYSLNDAISKVNTDSYYDTIKFLPGDYTLSNTINVLSNLTIRAYDDEVVISGESNYRIFNVKSGNTLKLFNITLINGNVTDGGAIYLDSNSTLELTSCVVRNNKAVNGGAIYASNSTKVDLKYNQFNNNSADNGLAIYNAGSSIINGDYNWWGQNQGPSRNNIVYGNIVASKWLIVDLNTTKTYLKSDSTDTITIRLLLNDNPSFEEFTPDLKLTFNFENSTDDNYLSMFDNYTLEYVVGGATGDINGSAVIDDETLNFSYKYVPTLDTIYVSVDGSDINGDGSESNPFATIEHGLIYAKSSGSTIYLKKGVYNLNSTNISDVNITITSYNGEVILNRENSYNIFKVDSTGSLYLNGLIFANGNDKTYLNSAIYVDGGYLSVNNSLFTNCSSGSLAGYVYIVDGNGTIKNTNFTNLYVIGGYRSSSIVSRGENSYLELENIIFDNNGLTVNGSSAPSSETSGILNYGGVLIAKNTLFNNSYGRASFVRAGNSRFINSSILNNHDDYPLYVSEGGILYLINSTIAGSNYTAISTDTSNENTIYVNGSNFTGNKGVNGGAINSIGTNLQVYGSIFDFNTAVNGGAIYTVYGTADIIDNKFINNGASSNGGSIYSEGSDVIVTIRNNTFNQGSANIGGVIYSNGITTLSSNIMINPNASTGKYIFNDLRIGNTYIKILDNKTVSARPNVPCSIKAILTDDMGNPISGGSIILTVNGEDFAIAVNEGSVSLNYTFTKPGLYLINGTYNGSRGYDVIESDGAVNVSNNQTGQTIIADNLVKIYKNATKFTGLFLDKNGNPLVNIPASFKISGVTYVRYTDANGFAGLNINLRPGVYPIVVKNSVTGEFRSYNVTVLSPVRSSNLVMYYKNGSRFVVRIVGLDGSYASGVSVKFTVCGKTYSRVTDADGFASLAINLAPKKYTITTTYGDLKVSNSISVLSRLSASNLNMKYRSGSKFVAKLVDNHGKALSGVRVKFTVCGKSYYKITDSKGQARLNINLKRGTYTIVTYYGTMRISNKIKVS, encoded by the coding sequence GTGAATAGAATTAATAAAATTTATTTGGTTTTATTATTTGTGGCTATTTTATATGTAAGTATTGGTGCTGTATCTGCTGTGGATTCGGATAATGTTACTATTGATTCATCAGAATCTAATCTATCTCTTTCTACTCCAATATCAGATTCCAATATATTACATGATGACAATTCTACTGTTGATACTGTATTTGTATCTGGTAATGGTAGTGATAGTGCAGGTGATGGAACTATAAATAATCCATATGCTACTATTCAAAAAGGTATTGACAATACTCCCGATGGTAAAACCTTAAACATCTCTAATGGTACCTACTACATTAATAGTTCATTGTCCATTGACAAAGCCATTACAATTAATGGAAATGGACAGGTAATAATTAATGGTGGAGGTCAGACTAGGATCCTATATTTGGGTTCAAACTCAGAATTAACCATGAATAATATTGTTTTTACGGGGGGATATGCAGATAATGGTGCCGCTGTGCATGCGTCTAATATTAATCATCAGACCACCTTTAATAATTGTACTTTTATAAATAACACCGCTACATCCCATGGTGGTGCATTTTATCAGAGGGGAAACGATAACTTTAATATCTTAACTGCAAATTCCTGTACTTTTATAAATAATAGTGGAGGTACCGGCGGTATCTTCTATGGTATTGGCTATTTAGGTCTAGGCTTATTCAACTGTATTGTTTATAACAATACTGATGTTCCTTATTATACCAGTGAGGGATTCTCAACTGTAATTGGCTATAACTATTGGGGAGTAAATAATCCTTCAATTTATTTAAATAAAACCTATGTAAACAATTTAAATGTTAGTAAATGGTATGTTTTAGATTTATCCTCTGATAAGGATGAGATTTCTGAAGACGGAACCAGTGTATTCACACTTAAATTTTTAAATAATGATGGTGAGGATGTTTACTCTGGAATTTATATACCTTATATCCCTGCGGAATTCTCATCAAATGGAGGTAACTTAAGCATTGCATTAGCTAATATTACAGATCACCATGTATCAGGTATATTTACACCTTCAAGTTATGGAACCTACACGATAAGTGCTAAAGTTGGAAGTGGACAGGTATTAAACAAGAACATTACCGTCACTAAGATTCCGTTATATGTTTCCTCAGATGCAGAGGATGGTGAAGGTAATGGAACTTTAGCTAATCCCTATAGTTTAAATGATGCAATTAGTAAGGTGAATACAGATTCATATTACGATACCATTAAATTCCTTCCTGGGGACTATACCTTGTCCAATACCATAAATGTTCTATCAAATTTAACAATTAGAGCATATGACGATGAGGTTGTAATTTCCGGTGAATCTAATTACAGAATTTTCAATGTTAAATCTGGAAATACTTTAAAGCTATTTAACATTACACTAATTAATGGAAACGTTACTGATGGTGGAGCAATATATCTGGATTCTAATTCCACTCTTGAGCTTACTTCATGTGTAGTTCGAAATAATAAAGCTGTAAATGGTGGAGCTATTTACGCATCAAATTCCACAAAAGTAGATTTAAAATATAACCAATTTAATAATAATTCTGCAGATAACGGTTTAGCTATTTATAATGCAGGATCTTCAATCATTAATGGTGATTATAACTGGTGGGGTCAAAATCAAGGTCCATCTAGAAATAATATTGTCTATGGAAATATTGTTGCTAGCAAATGGTTAATCGTAGATCTTAACACTACAAAAACCTATTTAAAATCCGATTCTACTGACACTATAACCATAAGATTATTATTAAATGATAATCCAAGCTTCGAAGAATTTACACCTGATTTGAAACTTACCTTCAATTTTGAAAATAGTACTGATGATAATTATTTAAGCATGTTTGACAATTATACTTTGGAATATGTTGTCGGTGGTGCTACAGGGGACATAAACGGTAGTGCGGTTATTGATGATGAGACTTTAAACTTTTCATATAAATATGTCCCTACATTAGATACTATCTATGTATCCGTTGATGGAAGCGATATAAATGGTGATGGTAGTGAATCTAATCCATTTGCAACAATAGAACATGGTTTAATATATGCTAAAAGTTCCGGATCTACTATTTATCTAAAAAAAGGAGTTTATAATCTTAACTCAACAAATATAAGTGATGTAAATATTACAATCACCTCTTATAATGGTGAGGTTATATTGAATAGGGAAAATTCCTATAATATATTTAAGGTTGATTCTACTGGAAGCCTATATTTGAATGGCCTTATATTTGCAAATGGTAATGATAAAACCTATTTGAATTCTGCAATCTATGTTGATGGCGGTTATCTAAGCGTAAATAATTCATTGTTTACTAATTGTAGCTCAGGTAGCCTAGCGGGATATGTCTATATTGTAGACGGAAACGGAACAATTAAAAATACAAACTTCACTAACTTGTATGTAATTGGCGGTTACCGTTCATCCTCAATCGTATCACGTGGTGAAAATTCTTATTTGGAACTTGAAAATATAATATTTGACAATAATGGATTAACTGTAAATGGCAGCTCTGCTCCATCTAGTGAAACTAGCGGAATCCTAAATTATGGAGGGGTTTTAATTGCTAAAAATACATTATTTAATAACTCTTATGGTAGAGCCTCATTTGTCAGGGCTGGAAACTCAAGATTTATTAATTCAAGTATTCTAAACAATCATGATGACTATCCATTATATGTATCTGAAGGCGGCATACTTTACCTTATTAATTCAACTATTGCAGGAAGTAATTACACGGCCATATCCACAGATACATCTAATGAAAACACCATTTATGTAAATGGTTCAAACTTTACAGGAAATAAAGGTGTTAATGGTGGTGCAATTAATTCAATTGGAACTAATCTTCAAGTATATGGTTCAATATTTGATTTTAATACGGCTGTAAATGGTGGAGCTATCTATACTGTCTATGGTACGGCTGATATTATTGATAATAAATTTATTAATAATGGTGCATCATCAAATGGAGGTTCCATTTATAGTGAAGGCTCAGATGTTATTGTAACTATTAGAAATAATACTTTTAATCAGGGTTCTGCAAATATTGGTGGTGTAATTTATTCAAATGGAATTACAACATTATCCTCTAATATTATGATAAATCCAAATGCAAGTACTGGTAAATACATATTCAATGATTTAAGAATTGGAAATACATATATCAAAATATTAGATAATAAAACAGTATCTGCAAGACCTAATGTTCCTTGTTCAATCAAAGCTATCTTAACCGATGATATGGGTAATCCAATTAGTGGGGGATCTATAATACTTACAGTTAATGGTGAAGACTTTGCAATTGCAGTTAACGAGGGATCAGTTTCACTAAATTATACCTTTACTAAGCCAGGTCTCTATTTAATAAATGGTACTTACAATGGTAGCAGAGGCTATGATGTAATTGAGTCTGACGGTGCTGTAAATGTTTCAAATAATCAAACAGGTCAGACTATTATAGCAGACAATCTTGTAAAGATTTATAAAAACGCTACTAAATTCACTGGATTGTTTTTAGATAAGAATGGTAATCCGTTAGTTAATATTCCTGCAAGCTTTAAAATCTCAGGTGTTACTTATGTAAGGTATACCGACGCTAATGGTTTTGCTGGTTTGAATATTAATCTTAGGCCTGGTGTTTATCCTATTGTTGTTAAGAATTCTGTTACTGGTGAGTTCAGATCTTATAATGTTACTGTTTTATCTCCAGTTAGGAGTAGTAATTTGGTTATGTATTATAAGAATGGTAGTCGTTTTGTTGTTAGGATTGTTGGTTTGGATGGTAGTTATGCCTCTGGTGTAAGTGTTAAGTTTACTGTTTGTGGTAAGACTTATAGTAGGGTTACTGATGCTGATGGTTTTGCTAGTTTGGCTATTAATTTGGCTCCTAAAAAATACACTATTACAACTACTTATGGTGATTTGAAGGTTTCCAATAGTATTAGTGTTTTGTCTAGGTTAAGTGCTAGTAACTTGAATATGAAGTATCGTAGCGGCTCTAAGTTTGTTGCTAAGTTGGTGGATAATCATGGTAAGGCTTTGTCTGGTGTTAGGGTTAAGTTTACTGTTTGTGGTAAGTCTTATTATAAGATCACTGATTCTAAGGGTCAGGCTAGGTTAAACATTAACTTGAAAAGGGGTACTTATACCATTGTCACCTATTATGGTACTATGAGGATTTCAAATAAAATAAAGGTTTCATAG
- a CDS encoding proteasome-activating nucleotidase, with protein MDEHEENSSQALLTKIEELKDEVNLLKEENTKTKRNLMWKVRKLEKDKVLTENEKIRLEREVKSLRGEVERFRSPPLVIATINEVIDDTRMTVKSSTGPNFLINYSKFIDPKLLQPGARVALNQQTFGVVEVLPSEKDPSVSGMEVETKPDVTYDDIGGLDDQIVEVKETVELPLTKPELFKKIGIDPPKGILLYGPPGTGKTLLAKAVANETNATFIKIVASEFVKKYIGEGARLVREVFELAKEKAPAIIFIDEIDAVAAKRLKSSTSGDREVQRTLMQLLAELDGFESRGDIGIIGATNRPDILDPALLRPGRFDRFIEVPEPNEEARKQILKIHTSKMALDEEADLDLLATLTDGCSGADLKAICTEAGMFAIRADRDSVTVSDFMDAVDKIMDVNSDDEFQKEAGVMFG; from the coding sequence ATGGATGAACATGAAGAAAATTCTTCACAGGCATTACTTACTAAAATCGAAGAATTGAAAGATGAAGTAAACTTGCTTAAAGAAGAAAATACCAAAACAAAACGCAATTTAATGTGGAAAGTTAGAAAACTTGAAAAGGATAAGGTTCTAACTGAAAATGAAAAAATCAGACTAGAAAGGGAAGTCAAATCATTAAGGGGTGAAGTTGAAAGATTTAGATCACCTCCTTTAGTAATTGCTACAATTAATGAAGTAATCGACGATACTAGAATGACTGTTAAAAGTAGTACTGGTCCAAATTTTTTAATCAATTATTCTAAATTTATTGATCCTAAATTATTACAACCAGGTGCAAGAGTTGCCTTAAATCAACAAACATTTGGTGTGGTAGAGGTTTTACCTTCAGAAAAAGATCCAAGTGTATCTGGAATGGAAGTTGAAACTAAACCTGATGTTACATATGATGATATTGGTGGTTTAGATGACCAAATTGTAGAGGTTAAGGAAACAGTAGAGTTACCTCTTACTAAACCAGAATTATTTAAAAAGATAGGTATTGATCCACCTAAAGGTATTCTTCTATATGGACCACCTGGAACAGGTAAAACGTTGCTTGCTAAGGCAGTTGCTAATGAGACTAACGCAACCTTTATTAAGATTGTCGCATCCGAATTTGTTAAAAAATATATTGGTGAGGGTGCAAGACTTGTAAGGGAAGTTTTCGAACTTGCTAAGGAGAAAGCCCCTGCCATTATATTTATTGACGAGATTGACGCAGTAGCTGCTAAAAGACTTAAAAGTTCAACAAGTGGTGATAGGGAAGTCCAAAGGACCTTAATGCAATTACTTGCAGAACTTGATGGATTTGAATCCCGTGGAGATATAGGTATTATTGGAGCTACCAACAGACCTGATATTTTAGATCCTGCTCTTTTAAGACCTGGAAGGTTTGATAGGTTTATAGAAGTTCCTGAACCTAATGAGGAAGCAAGAAAACAAATCTTAAAGATCCATACATCTAAAATGGCTTTAGATGAGGAGGCTGATTTAGATTTACTTGCAACTTTAACCGATGGTTGTTCTGGTGCTGATTTAAAAGCGATCTGTACTGAGGCAGGTATGTTTGCAATAAGGGCAGACAGAGACAGTGTTACTGTCAGCGACTTTATGGATGCAGTTGATAAAATCATGGATGTAAACAGTGATGACGAATTCCAAAAAGAAGCTGGAGTAATGTTCGGTTAA
- a CDS encoding MFS transporter produces MKRQSLAIYIMMLGTFSILSTEMGMIGILPQVAHYFNITIDQAGLFVSLFAIGSAVSGLILPLLFGRYNRKKVFTLSLLIFVIFTAVSAFTTDFYIALLCRVIISLFMPIYCGLSLTVAGEIVPKEEARDSISKVIMGVSAGMIIGVPITAYFASYFGYEIAMLWFTFVNLLALVATVVLFPSIPGKEQSYGSQVSEAKSMIFIVSVLGVIMLNCGQFLSYSYVSEFLQSVTHIINLDLTILLFLYGITSIFGNWVGGKLLSSRPHITVILTPIFLSLIFVSLFLVGSSTIPTGILVIFWGLIAGIINNILQFWIVTAAPKAPEFANGIFLSMANIGVTIGTSIGGVIIVNQGTSFIFLGSIVVLMISLILFGARIKLEPSADNS; encoded by the coding sequence ATGAAACGACAGAGTTTAGCAATTTATATAATGATGTTAGGTACTTTCAGTATTCTAAGTACAGAAATGGGTATGATAGGTATTTTGCCTCAAGTGGCTCATTACTTCAATATTACTATAGACCAAGCGGGACTGTTTGTAAGTCTTTTTGCAATAGGTTCTGCTGTAAGTGGATTAATATTACCACTTCTATTTGGTAGGTATAACAGAAAAAAAGTTTTTACCTTATCCCTTTTAATCTTTGTAATATTCACGGCAGTAAGTGCATTTACAACTGATTTTTATATTGCACTTTTATGTAGGGTGATCATATCACTATTCATGCCTATATATTGTGGATTAAGTTTAACTGTAGCTGGTGAAATTGTTCCGAAAGAGGAGGCCCGCGATTCAATTAGTAAGGTAATAATGGGTGTCAGTGCTGGAATGATTATTGGTGTTCCGATAACAGCATATTTTGCTAGCTATTTCGGATATGAAATTGCAATGTTATGGTTTACATTTGTAAATCTTCTTGCATTGGTAGCGACTGTTGTGCTGTTTCCAAGTATTCCCGGAAAGGAACAGTCTTATGGATCCCAGGTATCTGAAGCCAAGAGCATGATTTTCATTGTCTCAGTTTTAGGTGTAATAATGCTTAACTGTGGCCAGTTCTTATCTTATTCATATGTTTCAGAATTTTTACAATCAGTAACCCATATTATTAACCTGGATTTAACAATACTGTTATTCTTATATGGTATCACATCCATATTCGGTAATTGGGTTGGCGGTAAATTACTTTCAAGCAGGCCCCATATAACAGTGATTTTAACTCCAATATTTTTATCTTTAATATTTGTAAGCTTGTTCCTTGTTGGCAGTTCAACAATTCCAACAGGTATTCTTGTAATATTCTGGGGATTGATAGCAGGTATTATTAATAATATACTTCAATTTTGGATTGTTACCGCTGCGCCAAAGGCACCTGAATTTGCCAATGGAATCTTTTTAAGTATGGCAAATATTGGTGTAACCATTGGAACTAGTATTGGTGGGGTTATTATTGTAAATCAGGGTACCAGTTTTATATTCCTTGGTTCAATTGTGGTTTTAATGATAAGCTTAATCCTGTTTGGAGCTAGAATTAAATTAGAACCATCAGCCGATAATTCCTAA
- a CDS encoding right-handed parallel beta-helix repeat-containing protein, which translates to MEKLNKKLMFVILSLILFLSIVSISAESTNDTGSVLSDNSTFIEDNDTSNSTVNILDKTNVILQNKSVISSNDSNYTVRLVDSNSKPIVNQTVRVNVNSSIFSGVTNNEGFITFDFSDMGDGRYTLTALYKGNEFYDSSSNSTTLYKYDGVLISSNLNSYQIQNIIDKASPGTRLYFTDEYYSNLYLVINKPLSLISYVGSTLNSRKDKPIITIDSTAGPVVVSGFNINSTRTDGIVIENASNITISQNTITSKSNGIKAIKVENLNIINNNIIGNSKSGASISEGNNIDISNNLIRNNDYGVGLAQSSNIKIWNNSILNNTKGVYSSVELNNYIYSEGASNLSMMYNTVKNNHNGIELEDAGSGIQILNNTISNNINKGISLNKVGSNTITQNVIERNSNGIYFGTYYIKPKGQDISYNVIQSNTFRDVNAKDSSYGFGNDRLEIGNNWYGGNPAICNKIKTGLITFGVKQTGTNTATVTFYNPDGSVVVSLPSRTISYKNNNGRVTSISTTGSSTKISIEGSNGDKITVTIDKANQQITYQASSDDFTDPSLGKIDSGNVKTQDDVDKNWQKIHGNGGNSGTDTGGNSGGNSGGNSGGNGTSNNQGNGGSNSGSNSNSGISGSSTGANTAIGFSTAATAVASSASGSSSSSDSSSNDGSDSASSSSDGASESSSAGSDSGPKFIDLDENQVTRIAGEFLVFLIILLSCYIYYRDDIKNLR; encoded by the coding sequence GTGGAAAAACTGAATAAGAAGTTAATGTTTGTTATACTATCATTAATATTATTCTTATCAATAGTATCTATATCTGCTGAATCTACAAATGATACAGGAAGTGTTCTTTCTGACAATTCAACCTTCATAGAAGATAATGATACTAGTAATTCTACTGTTAATATTTTAGATAAAACAAATGTGATACTTCAAAATAAATCAGTTATATCAAGTAATGACTCAAATTATACTGTCAGATTAGTTGATTCCAATTCTAAACCTATTGTAAATCAAACTGTCCGTGTTAACGTAAATTCATCAATCTTTTCAGGTGTTACTAATAATGAAGGTTTTATAACCTTTGATTTTAGTGATATGGGGGATGGTAGATATACCTTAACAGCACTATATAAGGGAAATGAGTTTTATGACTCCTCATCAAATTCAACCACATTGTATAAATATGATGGTGTTTTAATTTCTAGTAACCTGAATTCTTATCAGATACAGAATATAATAGACAAGGCAAGTCCCGGTACTAGACTGTATTTTACAGATGAATATTATAGTAATCTATATTTGGTAATAAATAAACCCTTGAGTTTGATTTCATATGTAGGTTCTACATTAAATTCAAGGAAGGATAAACCTATAATAACTATAGACTCTACAGCAGGTCCTGTTGTTGTCAGCGGTTTTAATATTAACAGTACCAGAACCGATGGTATTGTAATTGAAAATGCCTCCAATATCACAATTTCACAGAATACCATTACAAGTAAATCTAATGGAATTAAAGCGATAAAGGTGGAAAACCTTAATATTATAAATAACAATATTATTGGAAATTCCAAATCTGGGGCTTCAATTTCAGAGGGAAATAATATTGACATTTCTAATAATCTAATTCGTAATAATGATTATGGTGTTGGATTGGCTCAAAGTTCTAATATTAAAATATGGAATAATTCAATATTGAACAATACAAAGGGTGTATACTCTTCTGTTGAGTTGAATAACTATATCTATTCTGAAGGGGCTAGTAACCTTAGTATGATGTATAATACTGTTAAAAACAATCATAATGGTATTGAACTAGAAGATGCCGGTAGTGGTATTCAAATATTGAATAACACTATTTCAAATAATATCAATAAAGGTATTAGCTTAAATAAAGTAGGTTCCAATACAATTACCCAAAATGTAATCGAACGTAATAGTAATGGAATCTATTTCGGTACCTATTATATTAAACCTAAAGGTCAGGATATTAGCTATAATGTTATTCAGTCTAATACTTTTAGGGATGTAAATGCTAAGGATTCATCATATGGTTTTGGAAATGATCGTTTAGAAATTGGAAATAATTGGTATGGTGGAAACCCTGCAATATGTAATAAAATTAAAACTGGTTTAATTACATTTGGGGTTAAACAAACCGGTACCAATACAGCAACGGTTACATTTTATAATCCTGACGGTTCTGTGGTAGTTTCTCTTCCTTCAAGAACTATAAGTTATAAAAACAATAATGGTAGAGTCACCTCTATCAGTACAACCGGCTCTTCAACTAAAATAAGTATTGAGGGATCTAATGGTGATAAAATCACTGTAACAATTGATAAAGCTAATCAGCAAATAACTTATCAAGCTTCAAGTGATGATTTTACAGATCCGTCACTTGGTAAAATAGACAGTGGTAATGTTAAGACTCAGGATGATGTGGATAAGAATTGGCAAAAGATTCATGGAAACGGGGGAAACTCCGGTACTGATACTGGAGGAAATTCAGGTGGAAATTCAGGTGGAAACTCTGGTGGAAATGGAACTTCCAACAATCAGGGAAATGGCGGATCAAATTCCGGTTCAAATTCCAATAGCGGAATATCTGGTTCCAGCACTGGAGCAAATACTGCTATAGGATTTTCAACTGCCGCTACTGCTGTTGCTTCATCTGCATCTGGTTCAAGTTCATCATCAGATTCATCAAGTAATGACGGATCAGATTCTGCATCCTCTTCAAGTGATGGTGCTTCTGAATCCTCATCAGCAGGTTCTGATTCAGGACCTAAATTTATTGATTTGGATGAAAACCAGGTTACTCGTATAGCTGGAGAATTTTTAGTATTCTTAATTATTTTACTATCCTGTTACATATATTATAGGGATGATATTAAAAATTTAAGATAA